AACAGAGCAaggacaaaaaaagaaaatagccccaaaaaagaaaaaagagaaaagaaaagaaaaaggagaaaaccTAATCCTGGTCAGCTTCGGCCTAAAATTATATGCATGTTTTGCATATTCTGGAAATTCATTTACATTATCTTTTTGGAAACCTTACTTCTAATCCTTAAACAGCAGTGAAAtccttataaaataaatatttttacatgcGAAGAAATTCTAATCCTGATCAGCTTCGGTCTGAAATTATATACATGTTTCTATATTCTGGTAATTTATATACATCATCTGCTTCAAAATTTCAATCGCTCTCTATCACCAACAATGGAGGGACCTTATGACTTACCTGAAAAGTCCTCTGACAACAACAACAACGTCAGCAACAACAATCATTGCACTACTGTCTGTGGGAACGCGAGTAACAATAACGCAATTCCTGCCGATGCGAATACTGAAGGCAACAGTGAAGCGGTGCTTATGCCATTCCCTTATAGTTATCTATATGAGCAAGACAACGATCACAACGGCAACGCAATCATTGTGAATGCTGATGTAGCGAACAACAATATTGGAGAAAATTTCATGCCATTGCATTATGATCAATTTTTGTACAGCAACATGGggaacaataataataataataataataataattattataataataacaacaatgCAATGGTTGCATATGAGAATGTATCTGACAATGGTATTAAAGGATATTTCAGGGGAATGCCTGTTGGTTATCGATTTATGCCTAatgatgaagagttagtgaaCTACTTGAAGCACAAGGTCGAGGGTTTTCCCTTACCTCTTGGCCTTGTTCATGATGTTGATATATACAAGTTCCACCCTCATGAACTCACtggttagttttttttttttttcttttttacttcttCATCAGAAAACTCACTGCTTAGTTAGTCTTGCATGCATGTCTGCCTTcatgtttaaatttaattatacttcTCCTCGTTTTATTTATACATGGAaagatataaagaaaaaaaaaatcagttaTTACATACAAGATATGAACttaacatgaaaattatataattgattatttaacttaattacGATTAGGAAAGTATGAGCTAATAGGAGAAAGGGAATGGTATTTCTTCACTCCTAGAAATAGAATATCCCCAGATGGGAGTAGGCCATCTCGAAAAGCAAGCAATGGCTATTGGAAGCCAACTGGAAGTGAGAAAGAGATTCCAAATGAGAAGAGCCCTGTAGGGGTTAGAATGTCACTAGACTACTACGAATTTTCGAACACGGAAATTCAAAAGAGGAAGCAATCTTCTGGTACGAGAACGGACTGGAAAATGCATGAGTATATTGTAAAGCAGTACAAAGACAATGGCAATGACTACAGAAAAAAGGTATGGACGTTAATGATTTTACTCATATTAGTGCTTGTATAGAAATTCCAGGACATgttcttttcttgatttttcttttttcgctTCTATCAGTTTCATGCATTGGCTCTTTGcaagatatataaaaagaaagcaaaaaatgATGAAGATGAACCAGCTGCGGGGACTTCAAGTTCTGTCCCAAAAAATGCACCGATCCAATCACAAGAGCCTTCTAGCTATGGATTTCAACCCATAAGTGGATTTGAAGAACAAGCTTACTGGACACAGATGATGATTACTGCAAATAATCTTTTGGTTCCACAGGGAACAACTTACGCAGAATTggtaaataataaagttacaAATGTTCAACCTGTATCTGCGCAGATTGTGGAAGATCAGAGAGATAATTCTTGTCCTGATAGCCAGCGTCAGAATGATGACTCTTGTCCTGATAATGAGCATCAGAATGATGATAGTGGTCTATACTGTATCGTGCATTCTTCTCGAAGTTGGAATAAGAGATTGGAAAAGAATCCTAATTAAGTTCAAGTTGTAGCACTCCTCTTGCATCTCAATGTTGCTGATAGCTAGGAGGATGTTGCTGATACCTCAATTTGCTAATTTTTGAGTGATGAGTTTTGGGTcttttatacatttttgtaGCAACATAATTGTTATTTTACAGCAGCAGAGGTTTGCCTTTTATTTTCAATGCTTCTACTTTGTATCAATTATTACCTATCTTCCAACCAaagttttaatatgaggaCAGAACATAGCATTTATAGgaaaaatgaatttgaaacTACTAAAGCAAAACTAATGCCACTTGTAGTGGCTACCATCCAAAAGCAGGGATGTGTTATCCAAAGTATATGCATATATTTGCTTGGCAGTTCTCAGACATATTGGGTCTACTACAAATAGACTGCAATATCTATCTTGCCCAACAATGCCAGCTTTCTTACCTGATCTAATGTAGATCTTGGTTTTCAATAACTGTAGCTATTAGAAGTAGATCCACATTCAGGTCATGAGCTTAccaattttatcttaatttttctgGTTCACATGGCGATCGAGTTTGTTGTAAAATTAATTCCATGAGCCACCTGCTTGTCCTGTTTCTAATTTGATAAGGAACAACCTTGCTCCACCTTGAAAATTAAGTTGGTTTTTCAAACACCAGGCTGTCCACCTTGCAAATAGGCTTTCACATCCACCTATCACATGGCCTTGCTTTCCTTGTTTCCCTACATTGTGGGATCTCCATGGAAAGGGACTAGTTCCACCCTTGATGAATATATAGCCAAGCTCCTTCCTTTGCCTTTTACCCATCACAGCATAAGCATTGAAAACTCCAAATCTAAAGCTCTCCTCAACTTTTTCTCTAAACTCTCTTCCGCTACAGACTAGTTAACAAGATGATCAGCGCCAAGAAGCTCCTCAAACTGCCAAGGAAATGGCAAAAGATGGCTGCTATCAGGCGAAAAAGAATAGCCTTGCCACAAACTAATTATGCAAGTGAAGATACAAGCAGTTGCAGCACATCATCAAGAGCTGAGAAGGGTTGTTTTGTTGTGTACTCTACGGATCAAAAACGATTTCTCCTTTAGAGTATCTTAACAATGAAGTAATCAGAGAGCTATTCAACATGGCAGAAGATGAGTTTGGATTGCCAAGCAAAGGGCCTCTCACATTACCATGTGAAGCAGAGCTAATGGAATTTGCAATTGGTTTGATTAAGCAACAAGTTACCAGAGATGTAGAAATGGCACTGTTGACTTCCATTGCTAACAGTTGTTCTTCGTCATCTTTCCATCTCCAACAGCAAGTAACAAGCCACCAACTACCAATTTGTAGCTACTAACGTGTTGTAATACTTTTGTAAATAATACATATGTTGATAGATTTCGTTACAGTTCTCTGAAATTTTCCATCAAGTTGGTCATTTTCCCTTTGTTTTCCACATACCAAATTCAAACAAACATCttacaaataaataaccaaaacccattaacattattttattcaacaGTTGTATtagtaagaaaaagaaattcaaccAGAAAAGAATCCTGGAAACTTATTcacagaataaaaaaaaaaaataacctacTATATTCTTGATCATCCAAAATCATTACattcaaattaaagaataatgatgataaaaggaaaaaagacgACAGCATTCTTATTACTAGGTTTGAGCTTCTAACATCTTCCTAGTTTCTTCAAGCTTATTAGCAATTTCCTCAAGCTTC
The nucleotide sequence above comes from Ricinus communis isolate WT05 ecotype wild-type chromosome 6, ASM1957865v1, whole genome shotgun sequence. Encoded proteins:
- the LOC125370377 gene encoding uncharacterized protein LOC125370377, which codes for MSLDYYEFSNTEIQKRKQSSGTRTDWKMHEYIVKQYKDNGNDYRKKFHALALCKIYKKKAKNDEDEPAAGTSSSVPKNAPIQSQEPSSYGFQPISGFEEQAYWTQMMITANNLLVPQGTTYAELVNNKVTNVQPVSAQIVEDQRDNSCPDSQRQNDDSCPDNEHQNDDSGLYCIVHSSRSWNKRLEKNPN